In a genomic window of Corynebacterium lizhenjunii:
- a CDS encoding excisionase family DNA-binding protein — protein sequence MESRDSWLRVKEAASYMNIHPQTLYTLLQRGEVRSARRGRTYLIRREWCDNYLEATAA from the coding sequence ATGGAATCACGTGATTCTTGGCTGCGTGTGAAGGAGGCAGCCTCTTACATGAACATTCACCCCCAAACCTTGTACACCCTGTTGCAGCGTGGTGAGGTGCGTAGCGCACGCCGGGGCCGGACCTACCTCATCCGGCGTGAATGGTGCGACAACTACCTAGAAGCGACGGCGGCATGA
- a CDS encoding DNA-methyltransferase produces MELFNDHFQNFKRYNLPKAQLIIADIPYNLGKNAYGSNPKWYVDGDRKNGKSKLADTQFFDTDLNFNVPEFMHFASRMLKPEPKAKGQAPAMLVFCAFEQQMLLIDAARKAGFGGYINLVLRKRTSPQVLKANMRIVGNAEYALLFYRDKLPMFNNHGRMVMNIIDWPRDYRDVPKVHPTQKPVPLLEKFVDLFTNPGDVVIDPCAGSGSSLLAAENMQRKGYGFEIKKEFCQAFEEKMRPIGGATLPLWGV; encoded by the coding sequence ATGGAACTTTTTAACGACCACTTCCAAAACTTCAAACGCTACAACCTCCCCAAGGCTCAGCTCATCATTGCGGATATCCCCTACAACCTGGGCAAAAACGCCTACGGGTCCAACCCCAAGTGGTATGTAGATGGCGACCGCAAAAATGGGAAATCCAAGCTAGCGGACACACAATTTTTTGACACTGACCTCAATTTCAACGTGCCGGAGTTCATGCATTTCGCTTCCCGCATGCTCAAGCCGGAACCGAAGGCTAAGGGGCAGGCGCCTGCCATGTTGGTGTTTTGTGCCTTTGAGCAGCAAATGCTGTTGATTGATGCCGCCCGCAAGGCCGGGTTTGGTGGCTACATTAATTTGGTGTTGCGCAAGCGCACCAGCCCGCAGGTGCTTAAGGCCAATATGCGGATTGTGGGCAACGCGGAATACGCTTTGTTGTTCTACCGGGACAAGCTGCCGATGTTTAACAATCATGGGCGCATGGTCATGAACATTATTGATTGGCCACGGGATTACCGGGATGTTCCCAAGGTGCACCCTACGCAAAAGCCGGTGCCTTTGTTGGAGAAGTTCGTTGATTTGTTCACTAACCCTGGTGATGTGGTCATCGACCCGTGTGCTGGTAGTGGTAGCAGCTTGCTTGCGGCGGAGAATATGCAGCGCAAGGGGTATGGGTTTGAGATTAAGAAAGAGTTCTGCCAGGCCTTTGAGGAAAAGATGAGGCCGATTGGTGGGGCGACGTTGCCGTTGTGGGGTGTGTGA
- a CDS encoding terminase: MNGSQGSNLLLPPGYQRGELGQWMTLPWPQDQGQKLALLENSLGPLLIDWAEWRTDEPGLLNDDGQPWQFTDGQARFLILWYAFNEDGRFIYRRGIRRGSKGTGKDPLAAAMCNIELLGPSQLWWDGERWTGKRHQLPLVQIASNSEAQSKALLRVANSQLGSEAVDYYQLDKGQTATYVKGGAARMEVLTASERSAEGNPATFVVLNETHHMTEASGGKRLAEVGRRNVGKSKRALQARIVEFTNAHAQGGESVGEKSFIAWQQQVSGKYAHLKQDILYDSIEYDPRLDFYDEQQRELALRQAYSDAPWADIERLSAEIVDPELSAAQAIRFYLNGIAEQEDAYVAAQAFAALADPARVFQEGDQIALFLDCSKSEDATALMGCRISDGFNQTLGVWQRPRGKRGEGFLVDRAEVDARVREVMDTYRVVWFGVDPSPAKDDSTEASYWRPMIDSWHRDFRKSLRVWATPGRNGNAVLWDMRLSTPGGADRNRKFSQEVEIVRALIDDEGLDGPFRHDGDPALVAHVNNMRTRWNKFGLTVGKKTRDSTQLVDLGVAMIAANVGRREALNSGKVRVGGKARKRRKVIMA, encoded by the coding sequence ATGAACGGTTCGCAAGGCTCTAATTTGTTGTTGCCGCCGGGGTATCAGCGTGGCGAGTTGGGGCAGTGGATGACGTTGCCGTGGCCGCAGGACCAGGGGCAGAAGCTGGCTTTGTTGGAGAATTCGCTTGGCCCGTTGTTGATTGATTGGGCGGAGTGGCGTACTGATGAGCCGGGTTTGCTTAACGATGATGGGCAGCCGTGGCAGTTTACTGATGGGCAGGCCCGATTTCTGATTCTGTGGTATGCGTTTAATGAGGATGGTCGGTTTATTTACCGCCGTGGAATACGTAGGGGGTCAAAAGGAACCGGGAAGGACCCCCTAGCTGCGGCGATGTGCAATATCGAGCTTTTGGGCCCGTCTCAGTTGTGGTGGGATGGTGAACGTTGGACGGGTAAGCGGCATCAGTTGCCGTTGGTGCAGATTGCCTCTAACTCGGAGGCCCAGTCTAAGGCGTTGCTGCGAGTGGCTAATTCGCAGTTGGGGTCCGAGGCTGTGGACTACTACCAGTTGGATAAGGGCCAGACCGCGACCTACGTCAAGGGCGGGGCGGCCCGCATGGAGGTGCTGACGGCCTCGGAGCGCTCGGCGGAGGGTAACCCGGCAACGTTTGTTGTGCTCAACGAGACTCACCATATGACCGAGGCGTCCGGTGGTAAGCGTCTGGCTGAGGTTGGGCGCCGTAATGTGGGCAAGTCGAAGCGTGCATTGCAGGCCCGGATTGTGGAGTTTACGAACGCGCATGCCCAGGGTGGTGAGTCCGTGGGTGAAAAGTCGTTCATTGCGTGGCAACAGCAGGTGTCAGGCAAGTATGCGCACCTGAAGCAGGATATTCTCTACGATTCGATTGAGTACGATCCGCGCCTTGATTTTTATGATGAGCAGCAGCGTGAATTGGCTTTGCGTCAGGCGTATTCGGATGCGCCGTGGGCGGATATTGAGCGTTTGTCTGCGGAGATTGTAGACCCTGAGTTATCGGCTGCGCAGGCTATCCGGTTCTATTTGAATGGCATTGCTGAGCAGGAGGATGCTTATGTGGCTGCCCAGGCGTTTGCTGCTTTGGCGGACCCGGCGAGGGTGTTCCAGGAGGGAGACCAAATTGCCCTATTCCTTGACTGCTCGAAGTCGGAGGATGCCACTGCCCTGATGGGGTGCCGGATTAGTGACGGCTTCAACCAGACGTTGGGGGTGTGGCAGCGCCCCCGCGGCAAGCGTGGCGAGGGTTTCCTAGTGGACCGTGCCGAGGTGGATGCGCGGGTGCGTGAGGTCATGGACACTTATCGTGTTGTGTGGTTTGGTGTGGACCCGTCCCCGGCGAAGGATGATTCGACGGAGGCATCGTATTGGCGTCCGATGATTGATTCTTGGCATCGGGATTTCAGGAAGTCGCTGCGTGTATGGGCAACGCCGGGCCGTAATGGTAACGCGGTGTTGTGGGATATGCGGTTGTCTACCCCGGGCGGTGCTGACCGCAACCGCAAGTTTTCGCAGGAGGTGGAGATTGTGCGAGCTTTGATTGATGATGAGGGCCTGGATGGGCCATTTCGTCATGATGGTGACCCGGCCTTGGTGGCTCATGTTAATAACATGCGTACTCGCTGGAATAAGTTCGGTTTGACGGTGGGTAAGAAGACGCGTGATTCTACGCAGCTCGTCGATTTGGGTGTGGCGATGATTGCGGCCAATGTTGGGCGGCGCGAAGCGTTGAACTCGGGCAAGGTGCGCGTAGGGGGTAAGGCTCGTAAGCGCAGGAAGGTGATTATGGCATGA
- a CDS encoding YqaJ viral recombinase family protein — MKTYTPETQDDWLAFRRARLTATEVAGLHLNRTVRHWQNLRDEKDTGIKAMTGNQYTAWGHAREPEIAAIAQGLDSRLLYNDNPQVIVINPDDDRLCGTPDLFSDEDGVIKVIGECKTSKHEFIGGKFHPWCPDQYYLQCQANLWHTGAEACILVVEYYQEDDGRFVPYRCERRVIIPNQEVIDALAATAREWFAWVEQDTRPGWMGEDLGLDGLDELTGLVESLARADEHAKHYKAIADKAKADIIALTGGAHASTVAGYKLSVSQVAESTTFDTTRFKKDHPDLVAQYQKKKAAYTTVRLTKGKD, encoded by the coding sequence GTGAAGACGTACACGCCGGAAACGCAAGATGATTGGTTGGCGTTTCGTAGGGCCAGGCTCACAGCCACAGAAGTCGCAGGATTGCACCTAAATCGTACGGTGCGCCATTGGCAGAACCTGCGCGACGAGAAAGACACCGGGATAAAGGCCATGACGGGCAATCAGTACACCGCATGGGGTCATGCGCGTGAACCGGAGATCGCCGCCATAGCCCAGGGTTTGGATTCACGCCTGCTGTATAACGATAACCCCCAGGTCATTGTGATTAACCCGGATGATGACCGCCTGTGTGGCACCCCGGACCTGTTCAGTGATGAGGATGGGGTCATTAAGGTCATTGGGGAGTGCAAGACGTCCAAGCATGAGTTTATTGGCGGGAAGTTTCACCCGTGGTGCCCGGACCAATACTATCTGCAATGCCAGGCGAATCTGTGGCACACGGGGGCCGAAGCATGCATCTTGGTGGTGGAGTACTACCAGGAAGATGATGGCCGGTTTGTGCCGTATCGGTGTGAACGGCGGGTGATTATCCCCAACCAGGAGGTCATCGATGCCCTGGCGGCGACGGCACGGGAGTGGTTCGCGTGGGTGGAGCAAGACACCCGGCCCGGGTGGATGGGTGAGGACTTGGGCCTGGATGGTCTTGATGAGCTCACCGGCCTGGTGGAATCATTGGCGCGGGCTGATGAGCACGCCAAGCACTACAAGGCCATTGCTGATAAGGCCAAGGCTGACATCATCGCTTTGACTGGTGGGGCGCATGCTTCCACAGTGGCCGGATACAAATTGTCGGTGAGTCAGGTTGCGGAATCAACCACGTTTGACACCACCAGGTTTAAAAAGGACCACCCGGATTTGGTGGCCCAGTACCAGAAGAAAAAGGCCGCATACACCACTGTGCGACTGACGAAAGGAAAGGACTAA
- a CDS encoding phage antirepressor, with product MSIEPFNFQGNQVRVLIAEDGEPRWIASDVAKVLGYRMAPDMTRSLDEDEKGTHIMRTPGGDQQVTVITESGLYSAILRSRKPEAREFKRWVTHEVLPSIRRRGGYLTPEAAEQALTDPDFIIRLATELKQERQARAVLEQQAKADKPKVLFADAVSTSTTTILVGDLAKLLKGNGFEVGQKRLFAWLRENGYLIKRKGADWNMPTQRAMELGLFKVKETAVTHSDGHVTVSKTPKVTGKGQEYFVSRFMDGRFTLTTEQAA from the coding sequence ATGAGTATTGAACCGTTTAATTTCCAAGGCAACCAAGTTCGTGTCCTCATAGCTGAGGATGGAGAACCACGCTGGATCGCCAGCGATGTTGCCAAAGTGCTCGGCTACCGCATGGCCCCGGACATGACCCGCTCGCTTGATGAAGATGAAAAGGGTACGCACATTATGCGTACCCCTGGCGGTGACCAGCAAGTCACTGTCATCACTGAGTCTGGTCTCTACTCCGCTATCCTCCGCAGTCGTAAGCCTGAAGCTCGTGAGTTTAAGCGTTGGGTGACTCATGAGGTGTTGCCGTCGATTCGTAGGCGGGGTGGGTATCTCACTCCGGAGGCGGCGGAGCAGGCCTTGACGGATCCGGATTTTATTATCCGGTTGGCGACTGAGTTGAAGCAGGAGCGGCAGGCCCGCGCGGTGTTGGAGCAGCAGGCTAAGGCGGATAAGCCGAAAGTGTTGTTCGCGGACGCGGTATCCACCTCCACAACAACGATCCTGGTTGGTGACCTTGCGAAGCTTCTCAAGGGTAATGGTTTTGAGGTTGGGCAAAAACGCCTGTTTGCCTGGCTGCGTGAGAATGGCTACCTCATTAAGCGTAAGGGTGCGGATTGGAATATGCCCACCCAGCGCGCCATGGAACTCGGCTTGTTCAAGGTTAAGGAAACCGCTGTCACGCACTCTGATGGGCACGTCACAGTGTCAAAAACACCGAAGGTAACCGGCAAAGGCCAGGAGTACTTTGTATCCCGATTCATGGACGGACGATTCACCCTCACCACAGAGCAGGCAGCCTAG
- a CDS encoding phage portal protein: MTVDAKDLAGQLGVQLARYRAKNDLRWRYYNGKAGVKNMGIAVPESLVNVESVVGWPEIVVDALAERIEWGGWRSGGDIDALHVVFAQNQLDVEVSKAILDALVTGVGFLAVSQGDVAAGEQQIIVDAVPATQATYVWDERRNRMAAGLVVSADESGKQYRTLYLPDETITLDGEAVVSRVVHNRGRCGLVALPNRARSGSARGRSEITPAIRYYTDHGVRTILGMEYNREFYTTPQRYLTNVTPEQLGASENPDAQEILELGWKVAMNKALIIPPGDPDDGEANPAAGQFSAASPAPYIDELRMLAQLVSAQSGVPAAYLGFTSDNPASADAIRAAESRLVKRAEMRQVSFGKALVNDLAYVCLSILDGAPPSPEVMAGVSSVWREASTPTLAATMDAMVKAVAAKIMPEHSEVVWDMLNFTEAQKVIMRRELAHQQARERVAALAAGQQQPVTAMDSADDEFVPGGDSSGV, encoded by the coding sequence ATGACGGTTGATGCTAAGGATTTGGCTGGCCAGTTGGGTGTGCAGTTGGCGCGGTACCGGGCGAAGAATGATTTGCGTTGGCGCTACTACAACGGCAAGGCCGGGGTGAAGAATATGGGCATTGCGGTGCCGGAGTCCCTGGTGAATGTGGAATCGGTGGTGGGGTGGCCGGAAATCGTGGTGGACGCCTTGGCTGAGCGAATCGAGTGGGGTGGGTGGCGCTCTGGTGGGGATATTGATGCCCTGCACGTGGTGTTTGCCCAGAATCAACTTGACGTTGAGGTCTCTAAGGCAATCTTGGATGCCCTGGTTACTGGTGTGGGGTTCTTGGCGGTCTCGCAGGGTGATGTGGCTGCTGGTGAGCAGCAGATCATTGTCGACGCAGTGCCGGCAACTCAGGCGACGTACGTGTGGGATGAGCGGCGCAATCGGATGGCTGCCGGTCTGGTGGTTAGCGCTGATGAGTCTGGTAAGCAGTACCGAACATTGTATTTGCCGGATGAGACGATCACCTTGGATGGTGAGGCGGTGGTGTCTCGGGTGGTGCATAATCGTGGCCGGTGTGGGCTGGTTGCGTTGCCGAATCGGGCACGTAGTGGGTCTGCGCGAGGCCGGTCGGAGATTACCCCGGCGATTCGCTATTACACGGATCATGGGGTGCGCACCATTTTGGGCATGGAATACAACCGCGAGTTCTACACCACACCACAGCGCTATCTGACGAATGTCACCCCGGAGCAGTTGGGTGCTAGTGAGAACCCCGATGCGCAGGAGATTCTGGAGCTTGGGTGGAAGGTGGCGATGAATAAGGCGCTTATCATTCCACCAGGTGATCCGGATGATGGGGAGGCTAATCCTGCGGCTGGCCAGTTTAGTGCTGCCTCGCCTGCGCCTTATATTGATGAGTTGCGGATGTTGGCGCAGTTGGTGTCTGCCCAGTCTGGTGTTCCGGCCGCGTATTTGGGGTTTACGTCGGATAATCCGGCGTCTGCGGATGCTATTCGTGCTGCGGAGTCGCGGCTGGTTAAGCGTGCGGAGATGCGGCAGGTGTCTTTTGGTAAGGCGTTGGTTAATGATTTGGCGTATGTGTGCTTGTCGATTTTGGACGGTGCCCCGCCGTCGCCTGAGGTGATGGCTGGGGTGTCGAGTGTGTGGCGTGAGGCGTCTACGCCTACGTTGGCGGCGACGATGGATGCCATGGTTAAGGCTGTGGCGGCCAAGATTATGCCTGAGCACAGTGAAGTGGTGTGGGACATGCTGAATTTTACGGAGGCGCAGAAGGTGATTATGCGGCGTGAGTTGGCCCATCAGCAGGCTCGGGAGCGGGTGGCGGCCCTTGCTGCAGGCCAGCAGCAGCCCGTAACGGCGATGGATTCAGCTGATGATGAGTTTGTTCCCGGGGGTGATTCCTCCGGGGTGTAG
- a CDS encoding major capsid protein, producing MNLWTDIVSPVELTMAARVGIEERERTRVSLATFLPNRTVDDIAVRLTTTESGLVPVAEYRSYDAETPLGATPGGKHVTVDLPALGQKIRVSEYDQLRMRHREDSDLVRNSIGKVAIRVGQAVADRMELARGKVLAEGGASIFENGFYSTADFGRHEDLTINVAKKWTESGATPLTDIQDAVEKYIAVNGVEPGTLLVSRKTVAALLRSEEIRKTASGNTPTMVNRNYVDSLLDSFGLPGLFAYDRKVRTQAGLQAVIPDNMVLLLPSADHAEELGSTFWGTTLEAMAPNYGLTVDDRPGIVAGAYREEDPMGVWVKAAAIGLPVLANPNLVATLTVA from the coding sequence ATGAATCTGTGGACTGATATTGTCTCCCCAGTTGAGCTGACCATGGCCGCACGGGTGGGCATTGAAGAACGTGAGCGCACGCGTGTGAGCCTGGCAACGTTCCTGCCTAATCGCACTGTCGATGATATTGCGGTGCGCCTGACGACAACGGAAAGCGGCCTGGTGCCGGTGGCGGAGTACCGCTCCTACGATGCGGAAACCCCGCTGGGTGCAACCCCCGGCGGCAAGCACGTGACCGTAGACCTGCCGGCATTGGGGCAGAAGATCCGCGTGTCCGAGTACGACCAGCTGCGCATGCGCCACCGGGAAGATTCCGACCTGGTGCGCAATTCCATCGGCAAGGTCGCTATCCGCGTAGGCCAGGCGGTTGCTGACCGCATGGAGCTTGCGCGCGGCAAGGTCCTGGCCGAGGGTGGGGCCTCCATCTTTGAAAACGGGTTCTATTCTACGGCTGACTTTGGCCGCCATGAGGACCTGACCATTAACGTGGCGAAGAAGTGGACTGAGTCGGGGGCCACCCCGCTGACTGATATTCAGGACGCGGTAGAAAAGTACATCGCTGTCAACGGAGTAGAGCCGGGTACCCTTCTGGTGTCCCGCAAGACCGTGGCCGCGCTGCTTCGTAGCGAGGAGATTCGCAAGACCGCATCCGGTAACACCCCCACGATGGTGAACCGTAACTATGTGGATAGCCTGCTGGATTCCTTTGGTCTGCCGGGCCTGTTTGCCTATGACCGTAAGGTGCGTACGCAGGCAGGCCTGCAGGCGGTTATCCCGGACAACATGGTGCTGCTGCTGCCGTCTGCCGACCATGCTGAGGAGCTGGGCTCTACGTTCTGGGGCACTACTCTGGAAGCAATGGCCCCGAATTATGGGCTTACTGTGGATGACCGCCCGGGCATTGTTGCTGGTGCGTACAGGGAGGAGGACCCGATGGGTGTGTGGGTTAAGGCTGCGGCTATTGGCCTGCCGGTGTTGGCGAATCCGAACCTGGTTGCCACGCTGACCGTGGCCTAA
- a CDS encoding GIY-YIG nuclease family protein produces the protein MSYSPTRARKAIIRQLLGPNPTPEQLDHLKHVMAARNAMRKDKCGHFVYYIRNHDLIKIGTTGNLNSRLRSLPWQTLELLEVGDEYEERERHNQFHHLRVQGEWFHAEPELLNYITRQRTQLAAQQHQWFPEQPPLPWHKGDQLPTSKALQARYVKNYLTSTLEKLSTPTL, from the coding sequence ATGTCGTACAGCCCCACCCGAGCACGCAAAGCCATCATCCGCCAACTACTCGGACCCAACCCAACCCCCGAACAACTCGACCACCTCAAACACGTCATGGCCGCCCGCAACGCCATGCGCAAAGACAAATGCGGCCACTTCGTCTACTACATCCGAAACCACGACCTCATCAAAATCGGAACAACCGGAAACCTCAACAGTCGGCTGCGTTCACTCCCATGGCAAACACTCGAACTCCTCGAAGTAGGCGACGAATACGAAGAACGCGAACGACACAACCAATTCCACCACCTGAGAGTGCAAGGAGAATGGTTCCACGCTGAACCCGAACTACTCAACTACATCACACGGCAAAGGACTCAACTCGCAGCGCAGCAGCACCAATGGTTCCCGGAACAGCCACCATTGCCATGGCATAAAGGCGACCAACTACCCACCAGCAAAGCCCTGCAAGCCCGCTACGTCAAAAACTATCTGACCAGCACATTAGAAAAATTATCCACCCCAACGTTATAA
- a CDS encoding HNH endonuclease, whose protein sequence is MAWANNNPTHVPTKLRRYILDRDNHTCQHCGAQNTPLEVDHRKGLKSGGDHSLENLQALCVPCHKVKTQQEATIWRSKVKRAPRTPIGLK, encoded by the coding sequence ATGGCATGGGCAAACAACAACCCCACACACGTCCCAACAAAACTAAGGCGCTACATACTCGACCGGGATAATCACACATGCCAACACTGCGGTGCTCAAAACACCCCGCTCGAAGTGGACCACAGGAAGGGCCTAAAGAGTGGTGGTGACCACAGCTTAGAAAACCTGCAAGCCCTATGTGTTCCATGCCACAAGGTAAAAACTCAGCAAGAGGCAACAATATGGCGAAGCAAAGTAAAACGCGCCCCGCGGACCCCCATCGGCCTAAAGTGA
- a CDS encoding RusA family crossover junction endodeoxyribonuclease: MNETNTPPIHLHIQGHPAPQGSKRHIGNGRMIEQSKKLPTWRNTLILHMRNQYKGPPLNQPLHITATFYMPKPQKPKFPHPAVTPDLDKLARALGDALTQARIIKDDARITDWTISKRYHPTGWTGVKCTITPTT, from the coding sequence ATGAATGAGACCAACACACCCCCCATCCACCTCCACATCCAAGGCCACCCCGCCCCCCAAGGCAGCAAACGCCACATCGGCAACGGCCGCATGATAGAACAATCCAAAAAACTCCCCACCTGGCGCAACACCCTCATACTCCACATGCGCAACCAATACAAAGGACCCCCACTCAACCAACCCCTACACATCACAGCCACCTTCTACATGCCAAAACCCCAAAAACCAAAATTCCCCCACCCCGCAGTCACCCCAGACCTCGACAAACTAGCCCGCGCCCTAGGCGACGCCCTCACCCAAGCCAGAATCATCAAAGACGACGCCCGCATCACCGACTGGACAATCAGCAAACGCTACCACCCCACCGGATGGACCGGCGTCAAATGCACCATCACCCCCACCACCTAA
- a CDS encoding XRE family transcriptional regulator: protein MFLLSLDEIDRVKRAHKISTFVELEAVTGVTRKTWREALATRDPKPAVLQALARLGARPNRILVNDCTEIPAA from the coding sequence ATGTTTCTTCTCAGTCTTGACGAAATTGACCGAGTGAAGCGTGCTCACAAGATTTCTACTTTCGTTGAACTTGAGGCCGTCACTGGCGTGACCCGCAAGACCTGGCGTGAGGCACTTGCGACTCGTGACCCGAAACCTGCGGTACTCCAAGCACTTGCAAGACTCGGAGCACGGCCCAACCGAATTCTCGTCAACGACTGCACTGAAATCCCGGCAGCTTAA
- a CDS encoding single-stranded DNA-binding protein: MANHVVISGNLTEDPVLRYTSDGTPLVSFTVAHNQSQWDASTNSWVQDQDGAVFVPVTLWRKKAQNFVEAMRGGRRPVMVSGKLVLDRWQDKATGAKRSRLRIEAVDVAVLPAAASGGSQSVGSQSDGGGGSDSGGWGEPAPVGGQSGVGGFGQGSEQPPF; the protein is encoded by the coding sequence ATGGCTAATCATGTGGTGATTAGTGGCAATCTGACTGAGGATCCGGTGTTGCGGTATACCAGTGATGGCACTCCGCTGGTGTCGTTTACGGTGGCGCATAATCAGTCGCAGTGGGATGCGTCGACGAATTCGTGGGTGCAGGACCAGGATGGTGCGGTGTTTGTGCCGGTGACGTTGTGGCGTAAGAAGGCTCAGAATTTTGTTGAGGCTATGCGTGGTGGGCGTCGGCCGGTGATGGTGTCTGGCAAGTTGGTGTTGGACCGGTGGCAGGATAAGGCTACGGGGGCGAAGCGGTCGCGGTTGCGGATTGAGGCGGTGGATGTGGCGGTGCTTCCTGCTGCTGCCTCTGGTGGCTCGCAGTCTGTGGGCTCGCAGTCTGATGGTGGCGGCGGGTCGGATTCTGGTGGGTGGGGTGAGCCTGCCCCTGTTGGTGGCCAGTCTGGTGTTGGTGGGTTTGGGCAGGGGTCTGAACAACCACCCTTTTAG
- the dut gene encoding dUTP diphosphatase encodes MDLQYVRTRPDAVDPVCASSGAAGVDLAVPEAVTVPARGTAVVDLGLAVEVPDGHVGLLLPRSSLGFLYGITLANTVGVIDSDYRGPLLVKLQNNTMSPVEFGTGYRIVQLMIVPIVAADTWQQVDELPPTMRGAGGIGSTGTH; translated from the coding sequence ATGGACTTGCAGTATGTTCGCACCCGGCCTGACGCTGTGGACCCTGTATGCGCGTCGAGTGGGGCGGCGGGGGTTGACCTCGCAGTCCCGGAGGCGGTAACCGTACCCGCCCGGGGCACTGCCGTCGTTGATCTGGGGTTGGCTGTGGAGGTCCCCGATGGGCATGTGGGCTTGCTGTTGCCGCGCTCATCCCTGGGGTTCCTCTATGGCATCACCCTAGCCAATACGGTGGGGGTCATTGATTCCGATTATCGGGGGCCCTTGCTGGTGAAGCTGCAAAACAACACCATGAGCCCGGTGGAGTTTGGGACTGGGTATCGGATTGTGCAGCTGATGATTGTGCCCATCGTGGCGGCCGACACATGGCAGCAGGTAGACGAGTTACCCCCAACCATGCGGGGGGCCGGTGGTATCGGCTCCACCGGAACACACTAA
- a CDS encoding EndoU domain-containing protein, whose protein sequence is MSARDEYALALELLRLRAQQDFATWWAAKEQGRVTLEQLRAVFADITRDYGEVAASAAVDYLILERSLDESLAGLGFPDRADPVGFEQAVSSFDWAVNTSREGGVFDAAVARRKLDGVLVRLVGAPAHETVVVNARRDGRAFARVPEPGACAFCLMLASRGAVYASRHTAGAADAGTSFHDHCRCLVIECKRDGSDLPRINRDLEAAWAKSGARNRAEFKKYIKLRGEVGGPPWPPLERVNVPEYAGDGTSKVFPGEPLPKDLNRAVAHVLYGWRDTPLKGGMWVKHSEDSRMGHTWDSQRAKASKFPKSWSNQKIADAVVETLENPEYFKSGKTRRTVWREIEGTIVKVEYNVIPGGRVIFGTAYPCELEKGADKHVD, encoded by the coding sequence GTGAGTGCGCGGGATGAGTACGCGTTGGCGTTGGAGTTGTTGCGGCTGCGGGCTCAGCAGGATTTTGCTACTTGGTGGGCGGCTAAGGAACAGGGTCGGGTTACGCTAGAGCAGTTGCGGGCGGTGTTTGCTGACATCACGCGGGACTATGGTGAGGTTGCTGCGTCGGCGGCTGTGGACTATTTGATTCTTGAGCGCTCGTTGGATGAGTCGTTGGCTGGGTTGGGGTTTCCTGACCGTGCGGACCCGGTGGGCTTTGAACAGGCGGTGTCGTCATTTGATTGGGCGGTGAATACTTCGCGTGAGGGTGGGGTGTTTGATGCTGCGGTGGCGCGTCGCAAGCTTGATGGTGTGCTGGTGCGTCTTGTGGGTGCCCCGGCGCATGAAACGGTGGTGGTGAATGCGCGGCGTGATGGGCGGGCGTTTGCCCGTGTGCCGGAGCCAGGGGCGTGCGCTTTTTGTTTGATGTTGGCGTCTCGTGGGGCGGTGTATGCGTCAAGGCACACCGCCGGGGCTGCTGATGCCGGGACGTCGTTTCATGACCATTGCCGGTGCTTGGTCATCGAGTGCAAGCGTGATGGGTCTGACCTGCCGCGTATAAATCGGGATTTGGAGGCAGCGTGGGCAAAGTCAGGGGCGAGGAACCGGGCGGAGTTTAAAAAGTATATTAAGCTGCGTGGTGAGGTTGGTGGGCCGCCCTGGCCGCCGCTTGAGCGGGTAAACGTGCCTGAGTACGCCGGTGATGGCACATCTAAGGTGTTTCCTGGCGAGCCACTGCCCAAGGATTTGAACAGGGCCGTAGCGCACGTGCTGTATGGGTGGCGAGATACCCCATTGAAAGGCGGGATGTGGGTTAAGCATTCCGAGGATTCCCGCATGGGGCATACCTGGGACTCACAGCGAGCTAAAGCGTCGAAGTTTCCCAAGTCATGGTCCAATCAGAAGATTGCGGACGCTGTGGTGGAGACCCTGGAAAACCCAGAGTACTTTAAATCTGGTAAAACTAGGCGGACTGTCTGGCGGGAGATTGAGGGAACTATCGTTAAAGTAGAATATAACGTCATTCCAGGTGGTAGGGTGATTTTTGGTACTGCCTATCCATGTGAGCTTGAGAAAGGGGCGGATAAGCATGTTGACTGA